GCTCTGGTCCTCGGAGGCACAGCACTCAGAATCAAATCCGGAAGAGAAAACGAGAAGGTAACTACCGCTCAGCAGAATCTTTCCACCCTTAAACTTGAAGTGAATA
The sequence above is drawn from the Marinifilum sp. JC120 genome and encodes:
- a CDS encoding pilus assembly protein PilS, which produces MNLLEIVGVLLIAALVLGGTALRIKSGRENEKVTTAQQNLSTLKLEVN